One window of the Chryseobacterium camelliae genome contains the following:
- the msrA gene encoding peptide-methionine (S)-S-oxide reductase MsrA, translated as MDNNNLEQITFGGGCFWCVESCFNMLKGVVSAVSGYSGGHTDNPTYKEVCTGETGHAEVVQITYDPSIISYEQLMDVFFFLHDPTQLNRQGNDVGTQYRSVIYYKDDAEKAKAEAAIKASQESGRWQGTYVTEVTKFDTFWPAEQYHQGYYHENPDQPYCSAVVGPKIQKFRKHFGELGMLNA; from the coding sequence ATGGATAACAATAATTTAGAACAGATTACCTTTGGGGGAGGCTGTTTCTGGTGTGTGGAAAGCTGTTTTAATATGCTGAAAGGAGTGGTTTCCGCCGTATCGGGATATTCCGGAGGCCATACCGATAACCCTACCTATAAGGAAGTATGCACCGGCGAGACCGGACATGCAGAAGTGGTGCAGATCACATATGATCCATCCATCATTTCTTATGAGCAGCTGATGGATGTGTTCTTCTTCCTTCATGACCCTACCCAGCTGAACCGCCAGGGGAATGATGTAGGAACCCAATACCGTTCTGTCATCTACTATAAAGACGATGCTGAAAAGGCCAAAGCGGAGGCTGCGATCAAAGCTTCTCAGGAATCCGGAAGATGGCAGGGGACGTATGTGACGGAAGTAACGAAATTCGATACGTTCTGGCCGGCTGAGCAATACCATCAGGGCTATTACCACGAAAATCCTGACCAGCCGTACTGCAGCGCTGTAGTGGGACCTAAAATACAGAAATTCAGGAAGCATTTCGGGGAACTGGGAATGCTGAATGCATAA